In a single window of the Bacillus mycoides genome:
- a CDS encoding YjcZ family sporulation protein: MGYGYSCGGYGGGYGYGGSCGGGCGYGGFALLIVLFILLIIIGASCWGGFVGC; the protein is encoded by the coding sequence ATGGGTTACGGATATAGTTGCGGCGGTTACGGCGGTGGTTACGGTTACGGCGGTAGTTGTGGTGGCGGTTGTGGTTATGGAGGTTTCGCTTTATTAATCGTTTTATTTATCCTTCTAATCATCATCGGAGCTAGCTGTTGGGGCGGCTTTGTAGGCTGCTAG
- a CDS encoding DUF4083 family protein: MNLFENNIFALIYFCLVIGLIVLFFVSFTLFIKRLLQKNNM, encoded by the coding sequence ATGAATTTGTTCGAAAATAATATATTTGCATTGATATATTTTTGTCTAGTAATCGGGCTTATCGTTTTGTTTTTTGTATCATTTACTCTGTTCATTAAAAGATTATTGCAAAAAAACAACATGTGA
- a CDS encoding YwqG family protein, which yields MEQKIEILIDKYELTHLKQELINTVFPCVKVVPKQQEIIAIGSSKMGGVPDLPNTFEYPTYKENPLCFIAQFNLSDLQNVGMDHNLPKTGMLYFFSIENYFEEDVNPNEAGRVLYYDIPVEQLRRADEIQAKYNQCAITFELTYKLPELFIEDEADSDRFLQLLEELIPDNYDNHQMFGEPFSVQEEVLYETGEYMGIEPQQMTLLFQIDSDHKNCNMVWGELGMLYFCISNEDLKNRRFENTCCVLQTC from the coding sequence ATGGAACAGAAAATTGAAATATTAATTGATAAATATGAACTAACACATTTGAAACAGGAACTTATTAATACTGTATTTCCTTGTGTAAAAGTTGTGCCAAAACAACAGGAAATAATTGCGATAGGCAGTTCGAAAATGGGCGGAGTTCCTGATTTGCCAAATACATTTGAATATCCAACATACAAAGAGAATCCGTTATGTTTTATCGCACAATTTAATTTAAGTGATTTACAAAACGTTGGTATGGATCACAATCTTCCTAAGACAGGGATGTTATATTTCTTTAGTATTGAAAATTACTTTGAAGAAGATGTAAATCCAAACGAAGCTGGACGTGTACTTTATTATGATATCCCTGTAGAGCAATTACGTAGAGCAGATGAAATACAAGCGAAATATAACCAGTGTGCAATTACTTTTGAACTGACGTATAAATTACCGGAGCTTTTCATTGAAGATGAGGCGGATTCAGATCGTTTCTTGCAATTACTTGAAGAGCTAATCCCAGACAACTATGATAATCATCAAATGTTTGGAGAACCATTCTCTGTACAAGAGGAAGTATTATATGAGACAGGAGAATATATGGGGATAGAGCCACAGCAAATGACGCTTTTATTCCAAATTGATTCAGATCATAAAAATTGTAATATGGTTTGGGGAGAATTAGGAATGCTATATTTCTGTATTAGTAATGAAGATTTGAAAAATCGACGTTTTGAAAATACATGTTGTGTGTTACAAACTTGTTAA
- a CDS encoding LysE/ArgO family amino acid transporter yields MSEAIIHGIILAFGLIIPLGVQNVFVFNQGASQPNIWRAAPVVLTASICDTLLILIAVQGVSLVLLTFSWLTTTLYMIGFFFLMYMGWVIWRSDSSNDVKQEKSMPLKNQIIFAASVSLLNPHAILDTIGVIGTNSIQYIGSEKWAFTFATIIVSWIWFISLAFAGKFLKGLDSTGKTITILNKFSGLIIWGVALYMLKQVICPN; encoded by the coding sequence ATGAGTGAAGCAATTATTCACGGTATCATCCTTGCATTTGGTCTTATCATTCCATTAGGTGTCCAAAATGTTTTCGTCTTTAACCAAGGCGCTAGTCAACCAAATATTTGGCGAGCTGCTCCTGTAGTCTTGACTGCATCTATATGTGATACATTATTAATATTAATTGCTGTACAAGGTGTCTCCCTTGTCCTCTTAACTTTCTCTTGGTTAACAACCACCTTGTATATGATTGGATTTTTCTTTCTTATGTATATGGGCTGGGTTATTTGGAGAAGCGATTCTTCAAATGATGTAAAACAAGAAAAAAGCATGCCTTTAAAAAATCAAATTATTTTCGCCGCATCAGTTTCATTACTAAATCCACACGCAATTTTAGACACAATTGGTGTAATCGGAACAAACTCTATACAGTACATAGGAAGTGAGAAATGGGCTTTCACTTTTGCAACAATTATAGTTTCTTGGATTTGGTTTATTAGCTTAGCTTTTGCCGGGAAATTTCTAAAAGGATTAGACTCAACAGGGAAAACGATCACAATATTAAATAAATTTTCAGGGCTAATCATATGGGGAGTCGCACTTTATATGTTAAAACAAGTTATTTGCCCTAACTAA
- a CDS encoding MFS transporter, with translation MLKKENCCLIALASVPLVMTLGNSMLIPILPTIEKKLHISSFQVSMIITIYSIIAIILIPIAGYLSDRWGRKMVMVPSLLIAAIGGAITGWVSWKVDNPYVWILIGRAIQGIGAAGAMPVVIPCVGDLYKDEKQVSAGLGIIETSNTFGKVLSPILGSALAAIVWFLPFWAIPVLCVISIVLLLVLVKAKKQEEEVPPLKEFIQSIISTFREKGRWLIAIFILGAIIMLILFGILFYLSTILESKYDIHGIWKGCVLAIPLLVLSLSSYMAGKKIGDKQDIMKKCIYIGFLLAAASVFLPLFLKGIYLLLLCLVIMGGGIGMALPCLDALITQGIEKEQRGTVTSFYSSMRFIGVAAGPPLYSFFMKGADHEVFYLTSIFAVIGAVIAIIWIKPAKDEMEIKQKPEPTA, from the coding sequence ATGTTAAAAAAAGAAAACTGTTGTTTAATTGCACTTGCATCAGTTCCACTTGTTATGACGCTAGGTAATTCAATGCTTATTCCAATCCTGCCAACCATTGAAAAGAAATTACATATTTCATCTTTCCAAGTATCCATGATAATTACAATTTATTCTATCATTGCAATTATACTTATACCGATTGCTGGTTATTTATCAGATAGATGGGGACGAAAGATGGTAATGGTTCCAAGTTTATTAATTGCAGCTATTGGAGGAGCGATAACGGGATGGGTATCATGGAAAGTTGATAACCCTTATGTTTGGATTCTTATCGGAAGAGCAATTCAAGGGATAGGTGCTGCTGGTGCTATGCCAGTTGTCATACCATGTGTCGGTGATTTATACAAAGATGAAAAACAGGTTAGTGCAGGTTTAGGAATCATTGAGACGTCAAATACATTTGGAAAAGTATTGAGTCCCATATTAGGATCAGCTCTTGCAGCTATTGTATGGTTCTTACCATTTTGGGCGATTCCAGTTTTATGTGTAATATCGATTGTTTTACTACTGGTACTAGTAAAGGCGAAGAAACAAGAAGAAGAAGTCCCACCACTTAAAGAATTTATTCAATCTATTATCTCTACGTTTCGAGAAAAGGGAAGATGGTTAATTGCCATTTTTATACTAGGTGCAATTATTATGCTTATTTTATTCGGAATACTTTTTTATCTGTCAACTATACTGGAGTCGAAGTACGATATTCATGGTATATGGAAAGGGTGTGTACTCGCTATTCCTTTACTTGTACTATCACTTAGCTCATATATGGCTGGTAAAAAAATTGGAGATAAACAAGATATTATGAAAAAGTGTATCTATATTGGATTTTTACTGGCTGCTGCATCTGTCTTCTTACCTTTATTTCTAAAAGGAATCTATTTGCTACTTCTTTGTCTCGTTATTATGGGGGGAGGAATTGGTATGGCGTTACCATGTCTAGATGCTCTTATTACACAAGGGATTGAAAAAGAGCAGAGGGGGACAGTTACGTCATTTTATAGTTCAATGCGATTTATCGGTGTAGCAGCTGGACCACCCCTGTATTCTTTTTTTATGAAAGGGGCAGACCATGAAGTGTTTTATTTAACAAGCATCTTCGCTGTTATTGGTGCTGTCATAGCGATAATTTGGATTAAGCCGGCAAAAGATGAAATGGAAATAAAGCAGAAGCCTGAACCGACTGCATAA
- a CDS encoding sugar phosphate isomerase/epimerase family protein, which yields MKYSLCTISFRHQLISFTDIVQFAYENGFEGIELWGTHAQNLYMQERETTEREIDYLKDKNLEVTMISDYLDISLLADFQKTMEKCEQLVTLANWFNTNKIRTFAGQKGSEDFSEQERKEYVERIRMICDLFAPHNMYILLETHPNTLTDTLPSTLKLLEEVNHPYLKINLDFLHIWESGADTVDSFHRLKPWIQHYHFKNISSAEYLHVFEPNNVYAAAGSRIGMVPLFEGIVNYDEIIREVRDTDHFASLEWFGHNAKDILKEEMKALTNRKLEVVSS from the coding sequence ATGAAATATTCGCTATGTACAATTTCATTTCGCCATCAACTAATTTCATTTACTGATATTGTTCAATTTGCATACGAAAACGGTTTTGAAGGAATTGAGTTGTGGGGGACCCATGCACAAAATTTATATATGCAAGAGCGTGAAACGACAGAACGAGAAATAGATTATTTAAAGGATAAAAATTTAGAAGTTACGATGATAAGTGATTACTTGGACATATCATTATTAGCGGATTTTCAAAAAACGATGGAAAAATGTGAACAGCTGGTAACACTAGCTAATTGGTTTAATACAAATAAAATTCGTACGTTTGCCGGGCAAAAAGGTAGTGAGGATTTCTCGGAACAAGAGAGAAAAGAGTATGTGGAGCGAATTCGCATGATTTGTGATCTATTTGCTCCGCATAATATGTATATACTATTAGAAACACATCCAAATACGTTAACGGATACTTTGCCGTCTACTTTGAAATTGTTAGAAGAAGTAAATCATCCATATTTAAAAATAAACCTTGATTTTCTTCATATATGGGAGTCTGGTGCAGACACTGTAGATAGTTTTCATCGATTAAAGCCGTGGATACAACATTACCATTTTAAGAATATATCATCAGCGGAGTATTTACACGTGTTTGAACCAAATAATGTATATGCCGCTGCTGGAAGTCGTATAGGAATGGTTCCATTATTTGAAGGTATTGTAAACTATGATGAAATCATCCGGGAAGTGAGAGATACTGATCATTTTGCTTCGCTTGAATGGTTTGGGCATAATGCGAAAGATATATTGAAAGAAGAAATGAAAGCATTAACGAATAGAAAATTAGAAGTAGTAAGTTCATAA
- a CDS encoding alpha/beta-type small acid-soluble spore protein produces the protein MARNRNANQLASHGAQAALDQMKYEIAQEFGVQLGADTSSRANGSVGGEITKRLVAMAEQQLGGGYTR, from the coding sequence ATGGCTAGAAATCGTAACGCTAATCAATTAGCATCACATGGAGCACAAGCAGCTCTAGATCAAATGAAATATGAAATTGCACAAGAGTTTGGTGTACAGCTTGGAGCTGATACTTCTTCACGTGCAAACGGTTCTGTAGGCGGTGAAATTACAAAACGCCTTGTAGCAATGGCAGAACAACAGCTTGGTGGCGGATATACTCGCTAA
- a CDS encoding DUF3933 family protein, giving the protein MKQYVICQIIDGDKYLAAYAETKQDAVEKAELLGLRTGNRYIVITAEEAEGLTYP; this is encoded by the coding sequence ATGAAACAATATGTGATTTGCCAAATTATCGATGGGGATAAATATTTAGCTGCTTATGCAGAGACAAAACAGGATGCAGTTGAAAAAGCAGAACTGTTAGGATTAAGAACCGGAAACCGTTACATAGTAATTACCGCGGAAGAAGCAGAAGGGTTAACTTATCCTTAA
- a CDS encoding DUF6005 family protein: protein MTSIKVHCLVSCFCEIIKRRSDIDFRPFYFGLWDGDFDITEGGIISYHSENINHDNYLLWYEKLYGIKVNEWYDHSKDKSSNVETFLELVENKPENRYVIVMVDMSLLPERENKFHQKPFPHYLMISKTEKEDEWFMLDPDFRWEGNMEREKVLHSVKDNPFGGGYFIDIEGIQEPTQEMVESYFMETFKKDDNELTMELKKLIIKMVNEEDGYSLSGLVTAVKQIPVLAIRKYSYEHAFAYFRETLQYSEQEFDYWCDRVEDIVQGFTNVQYRAIKMAMTNNKDMLLPIVEKLDEMNTIELQIKDELEKQFLLWKEMITNQSFLTNTSSLNLR from the coding sequence ATGACTTCAATTAAAGTTCACTGTTTAGTGAGTTGTTTTTGTGAAATTATAAAAAGGCGTAGCGATATAGATTTCCGTCCATTTTATTTCGGATTATGGGATGGAGATTTTGATATAACAGAAGGCGGGATTATTTCTTATCATTCCGAAAACATTAATCATGATAACTACTTACTTTGGTATGAAAAATTGTATGGCATTAAAGTGAACGAATGGTACGATCATTCAAAAGATAAAAGTAGCAATGTAGAAACATTTTTAGAATTAGTAGAAAATAAGCCAGAAAATCGTTACGTAATTGTAATGGTTGATATGTCTTTATTGCCTGAGAGAGAAAATAAGTTTCATCAAAAACCGTTTCCGCATTACTTAATGATATCGAAGACAGAGAAAGAAGATGAATGGTTCATGCTTGATCCTGATTTTCGCTGGGAAGGGAATATGGAAAGAGAAAAAGTGCTCCATTCTGTTAAAGACAACCCATTTGGTGGAGGCTATTTCATTGATATAGAAGGGATTCAGGAGCCAACACAAGAGATGGTAGAAAGTTATTTCATGGAAACATTCAAAAAAGATGATAATGAACTAACAATGGAATTAAAAAAATTAATAATAAAAATGGTAAATGAAGAGGATGGGTATTCACTTTCCGGGCTCGTAACGGCAGTAAAGCAAATACCCGTATTGGCAATACGTAAATATAGCTATGAACATGCCTTTGCATACTTCCGTGAAACTTTACAATATTCGGAGCAAGAATTTGATTATTGGTGTGATCGAGTGGAAGACATTGTACAAGGATTTACAAATGTACAGTACCGTGCTATTAAAATGGCAATGACAAATAATAAAGATATGTTATTACCAATTGTTGAGAAACTTGATGAAATGAATACAATTGAACTGCAAATTAAGGATGAACTAGAGAAACAGTTTCTGTTATGGAAAGAAATGATAACAAATCAGTCTTTCTTAACTAATACAAGTTCATTGAATTTAAGATAA
- a CDS encoding transglutaminase domain-containing protein: MGKTSKYVTAAALCSTIVMGGLQASSVSYAATNPTTVTTQSDAKLLNDFRKELKKQIDNREENITIAYKTKDRDARKIMDQLYGEFNKIVDADEYVKYNVASTRYSIKGMPGNYTFTLQVEYRESKEQTQYVKSQAKAIVNSIIKQGMDEHEKVKAIHDYVVKEVSYDTSYQAYTAYEALANRSAVCQGYTLLTYQLLKEAGIQNHIVTGTGNGQAHAWNLVNIDNKWYHLDTTFDDPVPDKAGRVTYSYFNMSDEQLSKDHQWDRSEYPAATTSYFNELTSKIKAGSSKTAVYEQMLKETNLKYLSAQYGAENYNEFKKKLQQQFASKPEKVEVRYKQSMDGTMQDIKKVLDEIAWPKGAKRVSYQVAPYSAMAGYSLATITFTY, encoded by the coding sequence ATGGGAAAGACAAGTAAGTATGTGACAGCTGCCGCACTTTGTTCAACTATAGTAATGGGAGGCTTACAAGCGTCATCTGTATCTTATGCGGCTACGAATCCGACTACAGTGACAACACAATCAGATGCAAAGTTGTTAAATGATTTCAGAAAAGAATTAAAAAAACAGATTGATAATCGTGAAGAAAATATTACAATCGCATATAAAACAAAAGATAGAGATGCTAGAAAGATTATGGACCAATTGTACGGCGAGTTTAATAAAATCGTAGATGCTGATGAGTATGTAAAATATAATGTAGCATCTACTAGGTATTCTATAAAAGGTATGCCAGGGAATTATACGTTTACATTACAAGTGGAGTATCGTGAATCAAAAGAGCAAACACAGTATGTAAAGTCTCAGGCGAAAGCAATTGTAAATTCTATCATTAAACAAGGCATGGATGAACATGAAAAAGTGAAAGCTATTCATGATTATGTTGTGAAAGAAGTATCATATGATACTTCTTATCAAGCATATACAGCGTATGAAGCGTTAGCGAATCGTTCTGCCGTTTGCCAAGGATATACATTGTTAACATATCAATTACTAAAAGAAGCAGGTATTCAAAATCATATTGTAACAGGTACAGGGAATGGACAAGCTCACGCATGGAATTTAGTGAACATTGATAACAAGTGGTACCACCTTGATACTACATTCGATGATCCAGTTCCTGATAAAGCTGGGCGCGTAACATATTCATATTTTAATATGTCTGATGAACAATTAAGCAAAGACCATCAATGGGATCGTAGTGAATATCCAGCGGCAACTACAAGCTACTTCAACGAATTAACAAGCAAAATAAAAGCCGGTAGTTCAAAAACTGCTGTATATGAACAAATGTTAAAAGAAACAAATTTAAAGTATTTATCTGCACAATACGGAGCGGAAAATTACAATGAGTTTAAGAAAAAATTACAGCAACAATTTGCTTCCAAGCCAGAAAAAGTAGAAGTACGATATAAGCAGTCAATGGATGGAACGATGCAAGATATAAAGAAAGTACTAGATGAAATAGCTTGGCCAAAAGGTGCAAAGCGTGTATCTTATCAAGTTGCGCCATATAGTGCAATGGCAGGTTATTCATTAGCGACAATTACATTTACGTATTAA
- a CDS encoding patatin-like phospholipase family protein, whose amino-acid sequence MKIDGVFEGGGVRGIAHVGAICALAEKGYEWERVAGTSAGSIIAALLAAGYSCSELKTIITDIDYNKFMKKTFLDRIPFIGKGISAWSTLGIYSNVFIEEWLEELLRKKGVHLFTDLPDLNKLKIIASDISNGKMVVFPDDLPNYGFLNYRFSIAKAVRMSSTIPFFFEPVKWRTPKWKQPCYMVDGGILSNYPIWIFDSPTSPRWPTFGFHFIKDEIQADPAHYDEPISMFKGLFKTMMQAHDLRHLDKESKARTITIPTGTITSTNFQLTKEEKEWLYNSGYNAANKFLQSWNFRQYVDEYRDGNQNRKTNRYFRQLDS is encoded by the coding sequence ATGAAAATTGATGGTGTTTTTGAAGGAGGCGGTGTACGCGGAATTGCGCATGTGGGGGCAATTTGCGCGTTAGCCGAAAAAGGATATGAATGGGAGCGCGTAGCTGGAACATCAGCTGGTTCAATTATCGCAGCGCTTTTAGCAGCTGGATATTCTTGTTCCGAATTAAAAACAATAATAACCGACATTGATTATAATAAATTTATGAAGAAAACTTTTCTTGATAGAATCCCGTTTATCGGTAAAGGAATAAGTGCATGGTCTACTCTAGGTATTTATTCCAATGTATTTATAGAAGAATGGCTTGAAGAATTACTGCGAAAAAAGGGCGTTCACTTATTTACAGATCTACCTGATTTAAACAAACTCAAAATTATAGCTTCTGATATAAGCAACGGTAAAATGGTTGTCTTCCCCGATGATTTACCGAACTATGGATTTTTAAATTATCGCTTCTCTATTGCTAAAGCTGTAAGAATGAGTAGTACAATCCCCTTCTTCTTTGAGCCAGTAAAATGGAGAACACCAAAATGGAAGCAGCCTTGTTATATGGTTGATGGCGGGATTTTAAGTAATTACCCAATTTGGATTTTTGATTCACCGACTTCTCCTCGCTGGCCTACCTTTGGATTTCATTTTATAAAAGATGAGATTCAAGCTGATCCCGCCCACTATGACGAACCTATTTCCATGTTCAAAGGACTATTTAAAACGATGATGCAAGCTCATGATTTACGTCATTTAGATAAAGAATCAAAGGCTAGAACTATTACAATTCCAACAGGAACCATTACCAGTACTAATTTTCAACTAACTAAAGAAGAGAAAGAATGGCTCTATAACTCTGGTTATAATGCAGCTAATAAGTTTTTACAATCCTGGAACTTCAGGCAATATGTTGATGAGTATAGAGACGGAAATCAGAATCGAAAAACAAATCGGTATTTCCGTCAACTTGACTCATAA
- a CDS encoding PLP-dependent aminotransferase family protein: protein MERLVWKPNMSSSIPLYKQIESYIKERIVNGEWTIGTKLPSQRALAHAFEVNRSTIVMAFDELIAKGYIEGNGRKGTIVIKNSENTSTYAPPPNWQSYVETGLHYPNLPAVQEINQAEFTPNVIRLGTGELSPSLLPEKKMKGIINKILQSNVPLGYEEPKGNLHLREKIAEYLKGHGVYVSPDSILIVSGAIQALQLISMGLLPKGASILLEKPSYLYSLNVFQSAGMRLIGIPMNENGINTSYITRYKKQFNASILYTIPSFHNPTNFSMNAKKREEVMEICNEIGLPIIEDAVYQDLWFDAPVSKPLKAYDKNGIVLHIGSMSKVISPGLRIGWVVGSESVIQRLADIKMQTDYGSSSISQQIAAEWFENGLYDEHLQFVRSELKKRRDFMISMLEKYCSGIATWHEPVGSFYIWLHINLPISNRSLFDKALQEKILLNPGTLYDRSANQFLRLSYSYATVEEIEVGIKKIAQLIKG from the coding sequence ATGGAAAGGCTCGTTTGGAAACCTAATATGTCTTCATCTATTCCGTTGTATAAACAAATAGAATCTTATATAAAAGAGAGAATTGTTAATGGGGAATGGACAATTGGAACTAAATTACCTTCACAAAGAGCTTTGGCGCATGCGTTTGAAGTGAACCGAAGTACAATTGTAATGGCTTTCGATGAGTTAATAGCAAAAGGGTATATTGAGGGGAATGGACGGAAGGGAACAATTGTTATAAAAAATAGTGAGAATACTTCAACATATGCCCCGCCTCCAAACTGGCAGTCTTACGTAGAAACAGGACTTCATTATCCGAATCTTCCTGCTGTACAAGAGATTAATCAAGCTGAATTTACTCCCAATGTAATTCGATTAGGAACAGGTGAACTTTCACCGAGTCTCTTGCCTGAGAAAAAGATGAAGGGTATTATTAATAAAATTTTACAATCAAATGTTCCACTTGGGTATGAGGAACCGAAAGGGAATCTCCATTTAAGAGAAAAAATTGCGGAATATTTAAAAGGGCATGGGGTATATGTATCTCCTGACTCTATTTTAATTGTTTCAGGGGCAATTCAAGCATTGCAGCTTATTTCTATGGGGCTTCTTCCGAAAGGAGCGTCAATTTTATTAGAAAAACCATCATATTTATATTCGCTTAATGTATTTCAATCAGCAGGAATGCGCTTGATTGGAATACCAATGAATGAGAATGGTATAAATACTTCATACATTACAAGATATAAGAAACAATTTAACGCATCTATTTTATATACAATCCCATCTTTTCATAATCCGACCAATTTTAGTATGAACGCTAAGAAGAGGGAAGAAGTGATGGAGATATGTAATGAAATTGGATTACCTATTATTGAGGACGCGGTATATCAAGATTTATGGTTCGATGCACCAGTTTCAAAACCTTTAAAGGCATATGATAAAAATGGGATCGTGCTACATATTGGAAGTATGTCCAAAGTCATTAGTCCTGGTTTAAGAATTGGGTGGGTTGTTGGATCAGAATCCGTTATTCAAAGATTAGCAGATATAAAAATGCAAACTGATTATGGTTCAAGTTCTATATCCCAGCAGATTGCAGCGGAGTGGTTCGAAAATGGATTGTATGATGAACATTTACAGTTTGTAAGAAGTGAATTGAAAAAACGTAGAGATTTTATGATAAGTATGTTAGAAAAGTATTGTAGTGGCATTGCAACTTGGCATGAGCCAGTAGGAAGCTTTTACATTTGGCTACATATAAATCTACCAATCTCGAATCGTAGTTTATTTGACAAAGCTTTACAAGAAAAGATTTTATTAAACCCAGGCACTTTGTATGATAGAAGTGCTAACCAATTTTTACGTCTTTCTTATTCCTATGCAACTGTAGAAGAAATTGAAGTTGGAATAAAAAAGATTGCGCAATTAATTAAAGGGTAA
- a CDS encoding NUDIX hydrolase, which translates to MANYIKELREKIGHDYVILNFAGGCVFNEFGEVLLQKRGDFNAWGFPGGAMEIGESAAETAIREIKEETGYDVEIDELIGVYTKYFQAYPNGDQAQAIVIFFKFSIVGGNTKIDGDETLDLQFFPLDKMPPLFNKQHEDCLQDLLEKRVGVYR; encoded by the coding sequence ATGGCGAATTATATAAAGGAATTACGTGAAAAAATAGGGCATGATTATGTTATTTTGAATTTTGCAGGAGGTTGTGTATTTAATGAATTTGGTGAAGTGCTTCTGCAAAAAAGAGGAGACTTTAATGCTTGGGGATTTCCAGGCGGTGCAATGGAGATCGGGGAATCTGCGGCAGAAACTGCGATTCGAGAAATAAAAGAAGAAACAGGATATGATGTGGAAATTGATGAGCTCATTGGTGTGTATACGAAATATTTTCAAGCATATCCGAATGGAGATCAGGCACAGGCAATTGTAATATTCTTTAAGTTTTCAATCGTTGGAGGGAATACAAAAATAGACGGTGATGAAACGTTAGATTTGCAGTTTTTCCCTTTAGACAAAATGCCGCCATTGTTTAATAAACAACATGAAGATTGCTTGCAGGATTTATTAGAGAAAAGAGTAGGGGTATATCGTTAA
- the asbD gene encoding petrobactin biosynthesis protein AsbD, translating into MSREMLKEAVLSIMREKMELKNVTHLEETMRLNQDLYIDSVMMLQLIVYIEMDLKLCVPEDEIDPKAFLTVGSLLDFMEELQPLHEINVNN; encoded by the coding sequence ATGAGTCGTGAAATGTTAAAAGAAGCAGTTTTAAGTATTATGAGAGAAAAAATGGAACTGAAAAATGTAACGCATTTAGAAGAAACGATGCGTTTAAATCAAGATTTATATATAGATTCGGTAATGATGTTACAGCTTATAGTATACATAGAAATGGATTTAAAGCTATGCGTTCCAGAGGATGAGATAGACCCAAAGGCGTTTCTTACTGTAGGATCTTTGCTTGACTTTATGGAAGAGTTACAGCCGTTACACGAAATAAATGTGAATAACTAA
- the nadE gene encoding ammonia-dependent NAD(+) synthetase has product MTLQEQIMKALHVQPVIDPKVEIRKRIDFLKAYLKTTGAKGFVLGISGGQDSTLAGRLAQLAVEEVRNEGGNATFISVRLPYKVQKDEDDAQLALQFIQADQSVAFDIASTVDSFSNQYENLLGESLTDFNKGNVKARIRMVTQYAIGGQQGLLVIGTDHAAEAVTGFFTKFGDGGADLLPLTGLTKRQGRDLLQELGADERLYLKMPTADLLDEKPGQADETELGITYDQLDDYLEGKSVPADVAEKIEKRYKVSEHKRQVPASMFDDWWK; this is encoded by the coding sequence ATGACATTACAAGAACAAATTATGAAAGCATTACATGTTCAGCCTGTAATTGATCCGAAAGTAGAAATTCGTAAACGAATTGATTTCTTAAAAGCTTATTTAAAAACTACAGGTGCAAAAGGATTTGTACTTGGAATTAGCGGCGGACAAGACTCTACACTGGCAGGACGTTTAGCACAGCTTGCAGTCGAAGAAGTTCGTAATGAAGGTGGTAACGCAACGTTTATCTCCGTACGTCTTCCATACAAAGTACAAAAAGATGAAGATGATGCACAATTAGCATTACAATTTATTCAAGCTGATCAGTCTGTTGCTTTTGATATCGCTTCAACTGTTGATTCCTTCTCAAATCAATACGAAAACTTATTAGGTGAATCATTAACAGATTTCAATAAAGGAAACGTAAAAGCACGCATTCGCATGGTTACACAATACGCAATCGGCGGACAACAAGGGCTACTCGTTATCGGAACTGATCATGCTGCTGAAGCTGTAACAGGTTTCTTCACAAAATTCGGAGATGGCGGTGCAGATTTATTACCATTAACGGGATTAACGAAACGCCAAGGACGTGATTTATTACAAGAATTAGGTGCAGACGAGCGACTTTACTTAAAAATGCCAACAGCTGATTTATTAGATGAAAAACCAGGTCAAGCTGATGAAACAGAGCTAGGCATTACTTACGATCAATTAGATGACTATTTAGAAGGTAAATCCGTTCCAGCTGACGTTGCTGAAAAGATCGAGAAGCGTTACAAAGTGAGTGAACATAAAAGACAAGTACCAGCGTCAATGTTTGATGATTGGTGGAAATAG